The Candidatus Omnitrophota bacterium genomic sequence CGTGGATATCCCGGCGGACATTCTCGGGCAGGGTATCTTTTAGCAAGGCTACAGCCTTAAGCGTGGCCTTTTCATCTATCTTGGTATTCTCTTCAGCCATAAGCGCAAGCCTGGCATTGTCCGCCTGCTTGATCATTTCGTTGGCCTCCTGATGAGCCGCATCCAGGATCTTCGTTTTCTGCCCCTCGATCTCCTTGGCCGTTTTTTCCTTTTGCTCCGCCGCTTCCTTCTGGGCATTAGCCAGGATCTCCCGGCTCTGCCGCTTTATATCTTCCAGCTGTTTGTCTATATCCTCTTTTTTCTTGGCCAAAGCCGCTTCCTGGGCGTCAAGATGCTCTGTCTGGCCCACAAGCCGGGAATGGACCAGGCTCTTGAACATAAAGAACATTATCACGCCGAAAAGCACGAATATCCCCATCATCGACAACAATAAAGACATATCCATTTTACAGCTCCTTTTCCGCCTCGAACGCTTTCCGGCGGCCTTAAGAGAACAACTGAAAAACGATCAGCATCGCGATGATCGCCGCAGCCTCGGCGAAAACCAGGACAAAGATCATCGCCGTGAATATCCGCGGGGCCGACGAGGGATTCCTGCCCAAAGCGGTAATGCTTGCCCTGGCGCAGGAGCCGAAAACCCAGCATGGCCCGGCTATACAGAAGATAAAGATAAGAAGCAATGCCAGATTGCGGTCCATAAGCCTATCTTTCC encodes the following:
- a CDS encoding F0F1 ATP synthase subunit delta; the protein is MDMSLLLSMMGIFVLFGVIMFFMFKSLVHSRLVGQTEHLDAQEAALAKKKEDIDKQLEDIKRQSREILANAQKEAAEQKEKTAKEIEGQKTKILDAAHQEANEMIKQADNARLALMAEENTKIDEKATLKAVALLKDTLPENVRRDIHEHWISGLIANSYENLDRLKVPEGTKDVTVICAFELTGKQRNALMVKLNEKLGNDLKIKEETDPDLIAGLVVNIGSLFLDGSLRFKIKEESLGHHQTG